The following is a genomic window from Stenotrophomonas maltophilia.
GGCGTGGCTGGACGCCGCTGCCGACGCACTCGGCGGGGTCGACGTGCTGGTCAACAATGCTACCGGGTACGGCATGGTCGATGACGAGGATGGCTGGGCCGCCAGCCTGCAGATCGACCTGATGGCGGCCGTGCGTGCCTCGCGCCTGGCACTGCCCTGGCTGCGCGCGTCCGGCGATGCCTGCATCCTCAACCTCTCTTCGATCGCCGCGCAGCAGCCGCGCCCCGGTGGCGCGCCCTACGCCGCGGCCAAGGCCGCGCTTTCGCACTACACCACCTCGCAGGCGCTGGCGTTGGCCCCGCACCGCATCCGGGTCAACGCCATCGCACCGGGCTCGATCGCGTTCGACGATGGCCTGTGGGACCGTCGCCGCACCGAAGATCCTGCGTTGTACCACGGCACCCTGGCGAAGATTCCGTTCGGGCGCTTCGGTCATCCGCGCGAGATCGCCGATGCCGCCCTGTTCCTGTGCTCGCCGCTGGCGCGCTGGATCACCGGCCATGTGCTCAATGTCGATGGCGGCCAGGTGTTGATGGGCTGACGCCGGCGCTCCGGTAGCGGCCAACCTTGGTTGGCATGCCTTTCGTCGACCAAGGTCGACGCCTGCCATCGTTTCCTCCGGGCATGGGATTGCCCGGGCAGAGGCACTATCATGTGCACACTGCAAGGAGGACCCCGATGAGCGTGGCACCCCGACAGACAAGTGCCCTGGCCGTAGTGAGCCTGGTCGCCGGCATCGCCAGCTGGACCGTCCTGCCGTTCGTGGCCAGCATCGTGGCCATCGTCACCGGGCACATGGCCCGCGCCGAGATCCGCCGCCGCCCGCACGACCTTGACGGTGACGGTCTGGCCGTCACTGGGCTGGTACTGGGCTGGCTGATGGTCGGCGCCGTGATCGCTGCGATCGTGGTCTTCATCCTGTTCTT
Proteins encoded in this region:
- a CDS encoding SDR family NAD(P)-dependent oxidoreductase, with protein sequence MANDSAMPAGQSPSGALTPAQGRIPAGAPTLDFSGRRVLIAGGSKGIGREMALAFAAAGAQVSACARGQAGLDALQADARAQGTPLHTFATDLADIGQIQAWLDAAADALGGVDVLVNNATGYGMVDDEDGWAASLQIDLMAAVRASRLALPWLRASGDACILNLSSIAAQQPRPGGAPYAAAKAALSHYTTSQALALAPHRIRVNAIAPGSIAFDDGLWDRRRTEDPALYHGTLAKIPFGRFGHPREIADAALFLCSPLARWITGHVLNVDGGQVLMG
- a CDS encoding DUF4190 domain-containing protein produces the protein MSVAPRQTSALAVVSLVAGIASWTVLPFVASIVAIVTGHMARAEIRRRPHDLDGDGLAVTGLVLGWLMVGAVIAAIVVFILFFGGLAWLAAMSN